In the genome of Candidatus Neomarinimicrobiota bacterium, the window GGACTCATAATCCGTCGGTTAGGTCTACGCTCTCCGAGCTACGCCCCACAAGCACAGGTTCGAGTTTACCGACCAAAACACTGAAAGCGTGTAGTTTGGCCCTGCCTGTCCCGACTGAGTGGATACGAATGTCGGGATCCGGAGCACCAAAAGAGTCCCTTCCTGAGGGGCTCTTTTTGCATCCTGGGCCTCACATGTATAATTGTTATCGGGTAGTGTTTATGTACTTGCTTTTGATATATCAAATTGCATATTTTAGGATAGATGGATAAGTTATAATAAGAGCGTGCGTTAATTTAGGTTAGCATTAGTAAATGAAAAGAGAACTCCAAGGACAGTACACAACAACATCGACGGTAGGTGAAAGCGTCAAAGCTTTTATACCATCCCCATTACCACCAAACCCACCCATCAATTGGAATCCAGAACTGCGTAATAAATTCGACAATGCTCTGCTCGCTTTGGGACGGCTGGATAGTGTCTCCAGACTCCTCCCCGATACCTCTATATTTCTTTATATGTATGTTCGCAAAGAAGCTGTACTCTCATCAATGATCGAGGGTACCCAATCTTCACTCTCAGATTTATTATTGTTTGAACTTGATCAGCAACCCGGAGTGCCAATTGATGATGTTCGCGAGGTCAGTAATTACGTAGCCGCACTTAATTATGGTTTGGATAGACTCGAAGATGGATTCCCCCTTTCTCTCAGGCTCATAAAAGAGATTCATAGTGTGCTTCTTACAAATACTCGTGGAAGCAATCAAACTCCAGGAGAGTTTCGCCGCAGTCAAAACTGGATTGGTGGGACACGACCGGGAAACGCTGCTTTTGTTCCTCCCCCCGCTGAAGACGTGTTGACATGTATGGGTGAACTAGAACTTTTCTTGCATGATCAGGTTGAGACTACACCTGCATTACTCAAAGCAGCCATGTCCCATGTCCAATTTGAAACTATTCATCCCTTCCTGGACGGAAATGGCCGACTTGGACGCTTACTAATTACACTTTTATTATGCTCACAATCAGTGCTACAACAGCCTATGTTGTATCTAAGTTTATATTTTAAGACTCATCGAAAATATTATTATGAACTTCTGAACAATGTTCGTGTGAATGGAGACTGGGAGACCTGGCTCGATTTCTTTGCAGAATCTGTTATTATTACCGCCGATCAAGCTGT includes:
- a CDS encoding Fic family protein, whose translation is MKRELQGQYTTTSTVGESVKAFIPSPLPPNPPINWNPELRNKFDNALLALGRLDSVSRLLPDTSIFLYMYVRKEAVLSSMIEGTQSSLSDLLLFELDQQPGVPIDDVREVSNYVAALNYGLDRLEDGFPLSLRLIKEIHSVLLTNTRGSNQTPGEFRRSQNWIGGTRPGNAAFVPPPAEDVLTCMGELELFLHDQVETTPALLKAAMSHVQFETIHPFLDGNGRLGRLLITLLLCSQSVLQQPMLYLSLYFKTHRKYYYELLNNVRVNGDWETWLDFFAESVIITADQAVETAQKLLDLSQIDQKKIATLGRATPTTLTIHRALMEHPIATSKWLTEKTNITSATVNKTLKHLEALEIVQELTTMKRNRLYSYTSYVKVMNQGMELQK